The Lacticaseibacillus rhamnosus DNA window GGCTTTCGTTTTTCCATCGTACTCAAAGTGAGCGTCCTTGCCTGTTGCTATTGCTCCAGCAGGGGTGATTGTGATGCTTCCTGAAACCTTATCCAAAACCTCTGTCGTTAACTGATAGTTCCCTCCTGTTGCCGCTTGTAACTTAGCTTTACCGCTGTCGCTCAGACTGTAAGTGTATTTACCAACGGTTACTCCGTCATTGGCAACAACAATATCAGCCGATGTCAGGCCAACCTTTTTTTCAGTTTCACCTAGCGTTACCGTGGCTTGAATACCTTTGGCTTCACTGGCTTTCGTCTTGCCGTCATATTCGAATGAAACGTCATTGCTGGCCACTGTGGCAACGGCCGGCGTTATCGTGATGGTTCCCGTGACCTTAGCTAGATCGTCTGCCGTTAGCTGGTAGTTATTTCCGGTTGCTGACTGTAACTTGGCTTTGCCAGTATCACTCAGCTGATAATTGTACTGACCTGCATCTACACCATCATTCTCAACAACAATGTCAGCTGACGTCAGGTAAACGGTCTTTTCGCCTTCGCCTAGTTTGATTATGGCTTGAATTCCTTTGGCTTCACTGGCCTTGGTCTTACCATCGTATTCGAATGAAACGTCATTGCTATCAACTGTGGTGGTAGCTGGCGTGATCGTGATAGTTCCAGCAACCTTGGCCAAATCGTCTGCAGTCAACTGATAATTATTTCCAGTTACTGCTTGTAACTTGGCTTTACCAGCGTCACTCAGCTGATAACTGTACTTGCCTGCATCTACACCATCATTCACAACAACAATATCAGCCGATGTTAGAGCAACAACTTGTCCAAACTCACCCAGCTTAACCGTGGCTTGAATACCTTTAGCTTCACTGGCTTTTGTCTTACCATCGTACTCAAACGAAACGTCATTGCTATCTGCTGTGGCAACGGCTGGCGTAATCGTAATGTTACCCGCTAAGTCAGTCGTGCTTAACTGATAGTTAGTTCCCGCTGCTTGTTGCAACTTAGCGATACCAGTCTCACTTAACTTGTAGCTATACTGACCAGCATTGACACCGTCATTATTAACAACAATATCTGCTAGAGACAGAGCTACCCTTTGCTCTGTGTCTCCAAGTTTCAATGCGGCTTGAATACCTTTAGCCCCACTCGCTTTGGTTTGTCCATCATAAACAAAGGTGACATCGTTGCCCGTGGCTGTGGCCGCTGCTGGTGTAATCGTAACAGTGCCTGACAAATCGGTTGTGTCTACCAGATAGTTAGATCCTGCTGCTTGTTGTAACTTAGCAATACCGGCGTCACTTAGCTTATAGCTATATTGTCCAGCGTTTAATCCGTCATTATTGACAACAATATCGCTTGAGGCTAATGCCACTGATCGACTCGAATTTCCAAGTTTAAGCGTTGCCTGAATCCCCTTAGCGTCACTGGCCTTAGTTTGACCGTCATAAACAAAGGAGACATTGCTTCCTCTGGCTGTAGCTTCGGCCGGTGTAATCGTGATCGTACCAGAAACTTGATTAATTTCAGTTTGGTCAATTGTGACAGTTTCTCCGAGGAGATCTTGCAACCGTGCTAAACCGACACTGTTGAGCAAATAGTGATACGTACCGGCATTTGCCGAATTTTTTTCGACCAGTGTAATATCTGCAGCTGTCAAGTTCATCGTTTGTTGCGTACCATCACTCAAGACCACCGTGACTGCTAAATCATTAGCCTGACTGGCCAGTGTTGTCCCATCATATACAAATCCGCCATTACCAAGCTTGCCGGTTGCTGTCAGACCAATAATCAACTGTGCCGTACTTGTACCCGTAAAGTTAAAATTAGCCGCAGACTGACCGTCGTCATTAGTCAGTTTAGCAATGCGATCCCAAGCGGCTTGTGAAAGCTAAACGGTGCAAACACCAGTTGCCGTCAGCGCATCAGCGGCAACTTGATTACCATTGGCGTCAAAGAAATTAAGATCACTCAGCTGAAGTGTCCCAGCATCAAAGCCTTCACCCAAACTTAATGAAAATTGCTTGGTATCAACTGTAATTGGCTGGCCTGTTGCCGTTGTGGTTTGAGTCCCGACCAACGCATAAGAAGCTGCCAGACGCTGATTGTAATAGATTTTCGCCGAACCGCTTTCAGCGCCGTAAGTGTATGTCACCGTATACGTTGTCGGCTGCGTATTATCCACGTCACCGGTAACAATACCGTTCTTATCTTTCTCCGAAACAATCTTCCCGTTTTCATCCGTGACCGTCCATGTCAGTTCGCTTAAAGGAACACTGGTGCCATCTTGTTTGACTGCATCTATAAAATTCAATTCCGGCTTCCAAACCTGGCCGGTGAAAAGACTGATATCATGGGCACGAATCACCGGATCATCAAGATGAACATTGTAATGACCTGTATATGTGACCCCATCGTTTCCTTTCAAAGACCAGTCAAAACTGAATCCCTGCGTTTGCGCTGGCATCTTAAATGACTTGCTTGCCGTATCGAAGGTCACTTTGACCCCATTCGAACCTTTGATGTTTGAAACAACGATGTCTTGGTGAGTAACACCAGAAATGGCGACATCAAAGAAGTCACTTAGGCTTACGTGGGCTGAGTCTGTATAAGCATCTGCACTTTGATTGAGCGCATCTGGTGTAGCTGGCTGCGCAGTGCTTGCTTGTAAAACCGTGATCCGGTTCGTTGAGAAAGCTTCCTTACCGATGACCGGTGCGCCTGCAATGATCACTTTAGGCATCAAATTAACGTTGAAAGCTTTTGCCCCAATGGTCGTGACGCTGCTCGGAATTGTCAGCGCATTTAAAATGACATTGGCTTCAAAGGCTTCTTGACCAATCGTTTTTAACCCGTTACCTAATGTCAGGTTGCTGATAGAGTTGTAAACAAACGCGTACTTCCCGATATCAGTCACGCTATCTGGTACAACCAGCTCATTTTGAATCTGATTGTATCCAAAAGCCGTGTCCCCAATTGTTTGCAAACCGTTATTTAATTTCAATGCCGGAATTCGATTGCCAACAAACGCTGCATTGCCAATTGAGACCAGTTTTGCCGGAAATGCAATTGCATTATTGATAGTATTGTATGCAAAGGCACTATCTCCAATTGTCTCAAGTGCCGTTGCTCGGCTAAAGTCAGCATTCCCTAGTGGGCCAAATTCAGCAAAGGCCAGATTACCAATTGACTGCAATTTGGGTCCAAACGCTACTTTCACAAGCTTCCCGCCATAAAAAGCCTGGTCACCAATCTGCTCTAATGAATCAGGCATATCCATTGAAGTTACAGTTGCAAAGGCAAAGGCTTGATACCCAAGCGTCGTTAGCTGACTGTCAGGTGCCACTGTAATTACCGTAATTTTAGCAGCATAAAAAGCTGCATTCGTGATTGTCTTAATATTAGCCGAGAGATTAAGTGAGTCAATTTGATTTTTCGGATTATCTTTTCCGTCAATTTGCGGTAATTCCTTAGTATTTTCAATAAACTGAAACGCCCCATCCGTGATCACGCGAACATCATCACCAAATGTTAACTGATCAGTATAAAGATGGAAAAACGCCTGCTGATCAATAGTTGCTGCGTTGATCGTCACCTGACCAATTCTCGACATGGCAAAGGCTTGATTGCCAAAAGTCGTTGCCGCGCCATTCAGTGATAGTGATGCCGCATACACTTGATAAAAAGCCTTCTCACCAAGTGCAACGTTATCTGGCACATTGATAGCGTCTGTTACCTTAGCAAACTGAAAAGCATTATCACCAATCGTATTTGCGCCTGTAATATTAACAGAACCTGTGATTTGGGCGTATATAAACGCTCCCTCACCAATATCGGTTTGTCCATTTATAGTGAGCGCTTGCGCCTTGAGGCTAGCAAATGCATTTTTATCAATCGTCTGTGCATTATTAACGGTAACATCCCCAGCAATATTGGCAGACTCAAAAGCAGACTCGCTAATATCGGCTTGACCATCAATTTTTAAAGATGAAGCTGTAAGACCAAAGAATGCCTGTGTCTCGATAGTCTTAGCATCAGCAATGGTTATACCACCACTCAAGTTTGCATAAGCGAAGGTCTTTGTTCCAATATTGGCAGTGCCATTAAGAGTGACAGAAACCGCCTTTACACTAGCGAAAGCTGCACTACCAACATCAATAGCATTTTCAATTGTAATATTGCCTGTGAATTGACTGTATGCAAAAGCATTTTCGCCAATGGACGTGACGGTATCAGCCACATTAACATTACCCAAATTATTAAGCGTTGCAAAAGCGCCATTGTTAATCGCCGTCACTTTAAAAGTTTGGCCATTATAGGTAACAGACGCGCCAATGTTAATATCGGTGACGTTGGCGTTGGCGCGGCCGGTAACCGTTGCTGTACCGTTTGCCGTATCAAGACTGTAGGTATAGTCGCCAATGGTCTGCGTACTTTCAGCAGCTGTTGCATTGGCCGGAGCTTGCGTGTTGGCCTGAGTTGTTGTTGCCGATTGTGCTGCTAAGGATGCTTGTGACGATGCAGATGAAGCCGTCGATGATGCTGCGGCCGAAGTTGTCTGAACAGCTGCGGATGCAAGTGAGCGGTCTTCTTGGGTCACCGTTTGCGGTTTAACTGCTGCCGAACCTGTCGCTAGCGACTTCGAATCGGTTGCATCACTCGTGCTTGCTGCTGAATCGCCGGTTGACGCTACAGCTGAACTAGCGATGCTTGATGCAGATGACTGAGTTGCAGAACTAGCAGCGTTGACAGCCGCACTACTTGAAGCAGCCGCTGTATTTTGCGTTGTTGTGCCGGCTGGCTGTGTGTTACCAGTCGCTGTTTTTGCAGTCGTTTCTGCTGTAGCACCGGACTGACTGGTAACGGCTGTCGTTTGTGGGGATTTGCTGTCAGCGTGAACCTCCTGCCCCGGCTGAAAAAGTGCAGGCATCAATAATAATGCCGTGCCTGCAATTAGCCAGCGCTTCTTTGCCTTGTACATTCGAAAGCGAACATGCACTGTTTGTTTTGTTCGCAAAGCAGCCACCGTCCGTTTAGACCCGAACTTCACGATATGACCCCTCCTAGTTATTTACCACATTAAAATACAAAAAAAGGCATAAATCCTAATATTGTAGAATCATAGTACTTACCATTTATTTTATATCATTTTCATAACAAATGGGTCACATTTTCACCGTTCATCATTTTATTAATAGATTGCATTCCCCGATACCGCCTCGGTTTACTGGCAGTATCGAAAATAACATTAACATTTAAAGCAAATAAAAAAGACACTTGATCAACTAGTTGACCAGGCACCTTTCCTTAACGTTTTAAAATAACCCCAACCTTCCAATCCGTTCCGCCGCTTCCTGCAACCTCTGCGGACTCGTGAGCAAGCCGATCCGGACATAACCTTCTCCATGGCGACCGAATCCGTTACCAGCCGCAACTGCCACATCCGCCTGATCGAGCAATAACTCGGTGAACGTCTGACTGGTGTATCCAGCTGGTACCGGCATCCATGCGTAAAAAGTCCCCGGTGAACTTTTACCGTGCCAACCAATCGCGGTGGTGGCAGAAAACCAGGCATCGCGCCGTTGCTGATACAAGTCGACCAGTGCCGGGACTGACGTTTGATCACCGAGGAGTGCTTCAATCCCTGCTTCCTGAATCGCCGGAAAAACCGAGACGAACAGATGATCCTGAATCAGATTAATCGCTTCAATCATGTCGGCATTGCCAGCAGCAAAGGCCAACCGCCATCCCGCCATATTGTAGGTCTTGGACAGCGTGTATAGCTCAATGCCGACATCTTTGGCACCAGGCTGCTGCAGAAAACTCACCGGACGCTGGCCATCAAATCCAAGCGCGCCGTAAGCAAAATCACTGACAATCCCAATCTGCTGGGCCTTGGCAAAGGCGATCGTCTCGTCATAAAATTCCGGGGTAGCCACCGCGGTTGTCGGATTATTAGGATAATTCAGATACAGCAGTTTGGCAGCCGCGGCCACTTCCGGTTTAATTTTCGTATAATCAGGCAGCCAATTATTTTCGGCGGTCAACGTCATTAAGACTAATTTCACGCGCGCTAACGTCACCCCCGATAGATAATCCGGGTAGCCCGGGTCCGGCAAAAGAATCGTTTCCCCGGGATTCATGAGTGCAAGCGGTAATTCGACCAAGCCGATTTTGGAACCGCCCAAAACCGCTATCTCCTTCTCCGGATCCAACGTAACGCCATATTCCCGCGCATAGAACTCGGCCGCTGCTTGCTTAAATGTCGGCAGTCCGCGAAAAAGCGAATATTTATGGTTCCCGGGCCGCGCTACTGCTTGCTGCGTCGCGTGAACAATATTTTCGGGTGTCGGCTGATCCGGATTGCCTTGACCCAAATTAATCACGTCATGACCAGCCGCAATCCGTTCATTGACATGCTTGACTAAACTGGCAAAAAATTGCTTCGGCAGTGCCTGAAGCACCTCTGATTCTGAAAATGTCACTGGATAAGCCCCTTTTTAATAAATTAGCATTAACGATTGCCCAACGATGCGACCTTTACTGACGGCTTAATAAAGTTCCGGCCGGCGATCTGTGAAAACCGGGATCTGCTGGCGCGCGGCTGCAATGCGATCAAGGTCAATTGTCACAATCCTTACCTGTGGCTGATCGTCTAACTTCAACAGCCGTTCACCAAAAGGATCAACCACCTGGCTTTGTCCGCCAAATGCATTGTTCGGATCGTTACCGACACGATTCACCGCGACCACATATGCCTGATTCTCAATGGCGCGTGCGGCTAGCAAGGCATTAAATTGCGGCAATCTTGGTGTTGGCCATTCTGCCGGGAGAAAGAACAGCTGGGTGCCATCGCTGGCCATGCGCCGGAACCACTCGGGAAAGCGCAAGTCATAACAAATTGCCACACTGGCCGGAACACCGAGGGTAAAATGATCTGCCGTTGCTCCGGCTGTGATAAACTTTTCTTCATTCATTAAGCGAAACCGATGCACCTTATCGTACTTGGCAAGTTGCCGACCACGCTGATCAACCGTCAAACTCCGGTTATAAAAGTGCCCATTTTCGGCTGCTGCAACTGACCCGCCAACAATTGCCAGATGATACTGCTGGGCGAGCGCACTCAAGAACGCCTTCGTCCGCAACCCATCCGGATTCGCGGTGGTGGTCAGATGTTCGAGATCATAGCCGGTATTCCACATTTCCGGCAATACAACGACCTCTGCGCCTTGTTGTGCCGCTTCAGCCACGGCATTGGCAACCGTCTGAAAATTCTTCTCCGGTTGACCAAATGCAATGTCTATTTGGGCTAATGCGATTGTTAATTGCGCCATTTCAATCCCTCTTTTGGTTGATTGCTTCACTAAAATGCCGGGACAATGGAACCCTTAAATTTCTTAGCGATGTAATCTTTAATCGTTTGACTTTGATAATATTTTTTGATTTGCTTAATCACTTTATCGTTACGGTGTTTGGTCTGGACAACAAAATAATTTGGATACGGGTTGTTCGTCGTCTTTTCATGGTAAATTGCATCTTGATTGATTGTGAGGCCGGCATCAAATGCAAAATTCGTATTGATTGCAGCGGCGGTCACATCCTGTAAGTGGGTCGGTAACTGTGATGCTTCCAGTTCTTCAATTTTCAGCCCCAACGGATTGGAGACGACATCGGCCTTAGTTGCCTTCTGACTGATACCAGCCTTGAGCTTAATAACGCCCGCAGCCTCAAAAAGTTGCAGCGCTCGTAACTCGTTAGACGGGTCGTTTGGTACCGCAATCGAATCGCCTTTTTTGAGCGCCTTCAAATCCTTAATCTTCTTGGAATAAACGCCCATCGGAAACGCAACGGTCTTGAAAACCTGCGTAATCTTAAAGTTCTTGGACTTAATCTGTTCCTTTAAAAAAGGTAGGGTCTGATAGCTGTTTGCGCCTAAATCGCCATCGTTTAACGCCACATTCGGACTGTTATAGTCGGTAAACTGCTTCAATTTGATCGTCAAACCGTCTTTTTGAGCCAATTTTGCGACCTGTTTCATAATCAGTTCGTGCGGGCCGGCTGTGACACCCACCGTAATTGTTTTGTCCGACAATTGATCAGTGGCAGACTTGCTACTGGCTTGACTTGTGCCACATGCCGTTAGAATCACCACAAGACTGAGCGCAACGACCGCTGAAAACCCTAACTTCACCCATTTCTTCATTAAAAATGCCTCCTTGTTGTCATGCGTTTTATGTGCGCATGGGTGTGTTTGCGTTACTGATAAGAGTGATGGACGGGATGAGCGGATTAAGAAAACGAAAAAGATAACATGGTCACTAGGGTCGGCTGGTGCTCAAGCCATAACGCGTTCGCCAGCCCAGAAACCTGCACATAAGGACCTTGGTCGCAATGGCCAAAGCCCGGCCATCACGACCAAGGCCACTTATGCTCCGGTTTCTAAGCGGGCTGGCTCACGCTTAACAAAAAAAGGCCCTGCTGAATCAAAAAATTGATTCAGCAGGGCCGACAATGTCGGGGTACCACCCTGGTTCGTTACCGTGTAACCTCTACGATGCCTGTTGACACCGAGACCGTTTAACGCAGGCCTAATGCGTACCCGACTCATCGCCGAATCCATTCCGCGGTCATTTTCATCAGACGCCTGCATCGATTTCCACCTGCCATCGACTCTCTAAAGCTGCGTTGCTGATTACTCTCCACTTCATGATGTTTCATCATTTTATCAGTTATTTTTAAAGTTGAAAGCAGTTTATCTGCGTCGCTGGGAAATGTCAAGCATTTTGTTTTTTCTGTTCCTACAGCAACTGTGACACTTGCTTTAAGAAACTTTCCAAGTAAAACATTTTCTGGAAATATTGTTTAGGCAGGTCAAGATTTTGAGCTCGCTGGTTGATTTTATCGAGTATCTGATTAGCCGTCATTGGGCAATAACCTCCAAAACTTCTG harbors:
- a CDS encoding pyridoxal phosphate-dependent aminotransferase, with protein sequence MTFSESEVLQALPKQFFASLVKHVNERIAAGHDVINLGQGNPDQPTPENIVHATQQAVARPGNHKYSLFRGLPTFKQAAAEFYAREYGVTLDPEKEIAVLGGSKIGLVELPLALMNPGETILLPDPGYPDYLSGVTLARVKLVLMTLTAENNWLPDYTKIKPEVAAAAKLLYLNYPNNPTTAVATPEFYDETIAFAKAQQIGIVSDFAYGALGFDGQRPVSFLQQPGAKDVGIELYTLSKTYNMAGWRLAFAAGNADMIEAINLIQDHLFVSVFPAIQEAGIEALLGDQTSVPALVDLYQQRRDAWFSATTAIGWHGKSSPGTFYAWMPVPAGYTSQTFTELLLDQADVAVAAGNGFGRHGEGYVRIGLLTSPQRLQEAAERIGRLGLF
- a CDS encoding leucine-rich repeat protein, with the protein product MKFGSKRTVAALRTKQTVHVRFRMYKAKKRWLIAGTALLLMPALFQPGQEVHADSKSPQTTAVTSQSGATAETTAKTATGNTQPAGTTTQNTAAASSSAAVNAASSATQSSASSIASSAVASTGDSAASTSDATDSKSLATGSAAVKPQTVTQEDRSLASAAVQTTSAAASSTASSASSQASLAAQSATTTQANTQAPANATAAESTQTIGDYTYSLDTANGTATVTGRANANVTDINIGASVTYNGQTFKVTAINNGAFATLNNLGNVNVADTVTSIGENAFAYSQFTGNITIENAIDVGSAAFASVKAVSVTLNGTANIGTKTFAYANLSGGITIADAKTIETQAFFGLTASSLKIDGQADISESAFESANIAGDVTVNNAQTIDKNAFASLKAQALTINGQTDIGEGAFIYAQITGSVNITGANTIGDNAFQFAKVTDAINVPDNVALGEKAFYQVYAASLSLNGAATTFGNQAFAMSRIGQVTINAATIDQQAFFHLYTDQLTFGDDVRVITDGAFQFIENTKELPQIDGKDNPKNQIDSLNLSANIKTITNAAFYAAKITVITVAPDSQLTTLGYQAFAFATVTSMDMPDSLEQIGDQAFYGGKLVKVAFGPKLQSIGNLAFAEFGPLGNADFSRATALETIGDSAFAYNTINNAIAFPAKLVSIGNAAFVGNRIPALKLNNGLQTIGDTAFGYNQIQNELVVPDSVTDIGKYAFVYNSISNLTLGNGLKTIGQEAFEANVILNALTIPSSVTTIGAKAFNVNLMPKVIIAGAPVIGKEAFSTNRITVLQASTAQPATPDALNQSADAYTDSAHVSLSDFFDVAISGVTHQDIVVSNIKGSNGVKVTFDTASKSFKMPAQTQGFSFDWSLKGNDGVTYTGHYNVHLDDPVIRAHDISLFTGQVWKPELNFIDAVKQDGTSVPLSELTWTVTDENGKIVSEKDKNGIVTGDVDNTQPTTYTVTYTYGAESGSAKIYYNQRLAASYALVGTQTTTATGQPITVDTKQFSLSLGEGFDAGTLQLSDLNFFDANGNQVAADALTATGVCTV
- a CDS encoding carbon-nitrogen family hydrolase, encoding MAQLTIALAQIDIAFGQPEKNFQTVANAVAEAAQQGAEVVVLPEMWNTGYDLEHLTTTANPDGLRTKAFLSALAQQYHLAIVGGSVAAAENGHFYNRSLTVDQRGRQLAKYDKVHRFRLMNEEKFITAGATADHFTLGVPASVAICYDLRFPEWFRRMASDGTQLFFLPAEWPTPRLPQFNALLAARAIENQAYVVAVNRVGNDPNNAFGGQSQVVDPFGERLLKLDDQPQVRIVTIDLDRIAAARQQIPVFTDRRPELY
- a CDS encoding MetQ/NlpA family ABC transporter substrate-binding protein, which gives rise to MKKWVKLGFSAVVALSLVVILTACGTSQASSKSATDQLSDKTITVGVTAGPHELIMKQVAKLAQKDGLTIKLKQFTDYNSPNVALNDGDLGANSYQTLPFLKEQIKSKNFKITQVFKTVAFPMGVYSKKIKDLKALKKGDSIAVPNDPSNELRALQLFEAAGVIKLKAGISQKATKADVVSNPLGLKIEELEASQLPTHLQDVTAAAINTNFAFDAGLTINQDAIYHEKTTNNPYPNYFVVQTKHRNDKVIKQIKKYYQSQTIKDYIAKKFKGSIVPAF